One genomic window of Nerophis lumbriciformis linkage group LG29, RoL_Nlum_v2.1, whole genome shotgun sequence includes the following:
- the LOC133572070 gene encoding alpha-1,3-mannosyl-glycoprotein 4-beta-N-acetylglucosaminyltransferase C-like isoform X2, translating to MRLPCKWLDKMRCLRKRSTIPFLGFLVAFLLFLNLYMEDGYVLEEDKRQLRETSAHPPSSERYVHTFRELRNLSGSINVTYRYLAGTPLNRKKYLTIGLSSVKRKRGNYLLETIKSIFDQSSYEELKEIMVVVHLADFDTVWCENLVQEMSRKFGHHIIAGRLLVIQAPEEYYPSLDGLKRNYNDPEDRVRFRSKQNVDYAFLLNFCTNLSDFYMMLEDDVRCSRNFLTALKKVITSREGSYWVMLEFSKLGYIGKLYHSRDLPRLAHFLLMFYQEMPCDWLLIHFRGLLAQKDVIRFKPSLFQHMGYYSSYKGAENKLKDDDFEEDSLDIPDNPPASLYTNINVFENYDAAKAYSTVDEYFWGKPPSTGDFFVIVFNKSAKISRIKISTGSDDRQNDILHRGALEVGEKLVGTKKGKQCSSYITLGEFKNGNIEVQNVDRKISFDIECVRIVVTASQKEWIIIRSISLWTTPPPSQ from the exons ATGAGGCTGCCGTGCAAGTGGCTGGACAAGATGAGGTGCTTGAGGAAGCGCTCCACCATCCCCTTCCTCGGCTTCCTCGTcgccttcctcctcttcctcaacCTCTACATGGAGGACGGATACGTGCTG GAAGAAGACAAGAGGCAGCTTCGGGAAACGTCGGCCCACCCGCCCAGCTCCGAGCGATACGTTCACACCTTCCGAGAGCTGCGAAATCTCTCCGGAAGCATCAACGTCACGTATCGCTATCTCGCCGGCACGCCGCTCAACCGCAAGA AGTACCTGACCATCGGGCTGTCGTCGGTGAAAAGGAAGCGAGGGAACTACCTGCTGGAGACCATCAAGTCCATCTTCGACCAGTCCAGCTACGAGGAGCTGAAGGAGATCATGGTGGTGGTCCACCTGGCCGACTTTGACACGGTCTGGTGCGAGAACTTGGTGCAGGAGATGAGCAGGAAGTTCGGCCACCACATCATCGCCGGTCGCCTCCTGGTGATCCAGGCTCCGGAGGAGTACTATCCGTCCCTGGATGGTCTCAAGAGGAACTACAACGACCCAGAGGACCGAGTGCGCTTCCGCTCCAAGCAGAACGTGGACTACGCCTTCCTGCTCAACTTCTGCACCAACCTGTCGGACTTCTACATGATGCTGGAGGACGACGTGCGCTGCTCCCGCAATTTCCTGACGGCCTTGAAGAAAGTCATCACCTCCAGGGAAGGTTCCTACTGGGTGATGCTGGAGTTCTCCAAGCTGGGCTACATCGGGAAGCTCTACCACTCCAGGGACCTTCCCCGTCTGGCTCACTTCCTGCTCATGTTCTACCAGGAGATGCCGTGCGACTGGCTCCTCATCCACTTCCGGGGTCTGCTGGCCCAGAAGGACGTGATCCGCTTCAAGCCCTCGCTCTTCCAGCACATGGGCTACTACTCGTCCTACAAAGGAGCCGAGAACAAGCTGAAGGACGACGACTTTGAGGAGGACTCGCTGGACATTCCCGACAACCCTCCGGCCAGCCTCTACACCAACATCAATGTCTTTGAGAACTACGACGCCGCCAAGGCCTACAGCACCGTGGACGAATACTTCTGGGGGAAGCCTCCGTCCACCGGGGACTTCTTCGTCATTGTCTTCAACAAGTCGGCCAAAATCAGCAGGATCAAGATCTCTACCGGCTCCGACGACCGGCAGAACGACATCCTGCACCGTGGAGCtctggaagtgggggagaaactCGTGGGCACcaagaaggggaagcagtgctccTCCTACATCACCTTGGGGGAGTTCAAAAATGGCAACATCGAGGTCCAGAACGTGGACCGCAAGATCTCCTTCGACATCGAGTGCGTGCGGATCGTAGTGACGGCCAGTCAGAAGGAATGGATCATCATCAGGAGTATAAGTTTATGGACCACACCTCCACCCAGCCAATGA
- the LOC133572070 gene encoding alpha-1,3-mannosyl-glycoprotein 4-beta-N-acetylglucosaminyltransferase C-like isoform X1 encodes MLPVFEDKETSPPAPAAPPFFCEYVSQLELRPLLCCRNPATMRLPCKWLDKMRCLRKRSTIPFLGFLVAFLLFLNLYMEDGYVLEEDKRQLRETSAHPPSSERYVHTFRELRNLSGSINVTYRYLAGTPLNRKKYLTIGLSSVKRKRGNYLLETIKSIFDQSSYEELKEIMVVVHLADFDTVWCENLVQEMSRKFGHHIIAGRLLVIQAPEEYYPSLDGLKRNYNDPEDRVRFRSKQNVDYAFLLNFCTNLSDFYMMLEDDVRCSRNFLTALKKVITSREGSYWVMLEFSKLGYIGKLYHSRDLPRLAHFLLMFYQEMPCDWLLIHFRGLLAQKDVIRFKPSLFQHMGYYSSYKGAENKLKDDDFEEDSLDIPDNPPASLYTNINVFENYDAAKAYSTVDEYFWGKPPSTGDFFVIVFNKSAKISRIKISTGSDDRQNDILHRGALEVGEKLVGTKKGKQCSSYITLGEFKNGNIEVQNVDRKISFDIECVRIVVTASQKEWIIIRSISLWTTPPPSQ; translated from the exons GCGACCATGAGGCTGCCGTGCAAGTGGCTGGACAAGATGAGGTGCTTGAGGAAGCGCTCCACCATCCCCTTCCTCGGCTTCCTCGTcgccttcctcctcttcctcaacCTCTACATGGAGGACGGATACGTGCTG GAAGAAGACAAGAGGCAGCTTCGGGAAACGTCGGCCCACCCGCCCAGCTCCGAGCGATACGTTCACACCTTCCGAGAGCTGCGAAATCTCTCCGGAAGCATCAACGTCACGTATCGCTATCTCGCCGGCACGCCGCTCAACCGCAAGA AGTACCTGACCATCGGGCTGTCGTCGGTGAAAAGGAAGCGAGGGAACTACCTGCTGGAGACCATCAAGTCCATCTTCGACCAGTCCAGCTACGAGGAGCTGAAGGAGATCATGGTGGTGGTCCACCTGGCCGACTTTGACACGGTCTGGTGCGAGAACTTGGTGCAGGAGATGAGCAGGAAGTTCGGCCACCACATCATCGCCGGTCGCCTCCTGGTGATCCAGGCTCCGGAGGAGTACTATCCGTCCCTGGATGGTCTCAAGAGGAACTACAACGACCCAGAGGACCGAGTGCGCTTCCGCTCCAAGCAGAACGTGGACTACGCCTTCCTGCTCAACTTCTGCACCAACCTGTCGGACTTCTACATGATGCTGGAGGACGACGTGCGCTGCTCCCGCAATTTCCTGACGGCCTTGAAGAAAGTCATCACCTCCAGGGAAGGTTCCTACTGGGTGATGCTGGAGTTCTCCAAGCTGGGCTACATCGGGAAGCTCTACCACTCCAGGGACCTTCCCCGTCTGGCTCACTTCCTGCTCATGTTCTACCAGGAGATGCCGTGCGACTGGCTCCTCATCCACTTCCGGGGTCTGCTGGCCCAGAAGGACGTGATCCGCTTCAAGCCCTCGCTCTTCCAGCACATGGGCTACTACTCGTCCTACAAAGGAGCCGAGAACAAGCTGAAGGACGACGACTTTGAGGAGGACTCGCTGGACATTCCCGACAACCCTCCGGCCAGCCTCTACACCAACATCAATGTCTTTGAGAACTACGACGCCGCCAAGGCCTACAGCACCGTGGACGAATACTTCTGGGGGAAGCCTCCGTCCACCGGGGACTTCTTCGTCATTGTCTTCAACAAGTCGGCCAAAATCAGCAGGATCAAGATCTCTACCGGCTCCGACGACCGGCAGAACGACATCCTGCACCGTGGAGCtctggaagtgggggagaaactCGTGGGCACcaagaaggggaagcagtgctccTCCTACATCACCTTGGGGGAGTTCAAAAATGGCAACATCGAGGTCCAGAACGTGGACCGCAAGATCTCCTTCGACATCGAGTGCGTGCGGATCGTAGTGACGGCCAGTCAGAAGGAATGGATCATCATCAGGAGTATAAGTTTATGGACCACACCTCCACCCAGCCAATGA